The following proteins are encoded in a genomic region of Nitrospirota bacterium:
- a CDS encoding nucleotide sugar dehydrogenase, whose translation MIEIQMELIEKIKTREAKVGIIGLGYVGLPLVAEFCRAGFKVTGFDIDPNKVALLKAGKSYIKHIPEQKISEILPNFSPSTDFSLLNQMDCILICVPTPLNKYREPDLTYVFKTSEAISKELRRGQLIVLESTTYPGTTDEDMRAILEKSGLKAGEDFYLAYSPEREDPNNETHSTSTIPKVVGGFTSRCLEVTRALYDTIVVSTVPVSSTKVAEASKLLENIYRAVNIALVNELKMLFDRMGIDIWEVIESAKTKPFGFQPFYPGPGLGGHCIPIDPFYLTWKAREYDVTTKFIELAGEINTQMPYYVVQKTVEALGQHGKTIQGARILILGMAYKKNVDDLRESPSLKLMELFESKGAQVSYNDPYIPKVGKTRKYKIEKESVSLTAETLNSFDCVVIATDHSSYDAKQIVEHSKLIVDTRNLIKNDLNVRGNVIRA comes from the coding sequence CTGATTGAGATTCAAATGGAATTAATTGAAAAGATAAAGACAAGAGAGGCGAAAGTTGGAATAATCGGCCTTGGGTATGTGGGACTGCCGCTTGTGGCAGAGTTTTGCCGGGCTGGTTTTAAAGTAACCGGATTTGATATTGACCCCAATAAGGTGGCGCTTCTTAAAGCTGGAAAAAGTTACATAAAGCACATTCCTGAGCAAAAGATTTCTGAGATTTTGCCTAATTTCTCACCAAGTACGGATTTTTCGCTCCTTAACCAGATGGACTGCATTTTAATCTGCGTACCGACCCCGCTTAATAAGTATAGGGAGCCGGATTTGACCTACGTGTTTAAGACATCTGAGGCAATTAGCAAAGAGCTAAGAAGGGGTCAACTGATAGTGCTTGAATCAACAACTTATCCCGGCACAACTGATGAGGATATGAGAGCGATTCTTGAAAAATCCGGATTAAAAGCCGGTGAGGATTTTTATTTAGCGTACTCACCGGAGCGTGAGGATCCAAACAATGAGACTCACTCCACATCTACAATTCCAAAGGTTGTGGGAGGTTTTACAAGCCGTTGTTTAGAGGTGACACGGGCGCTCTATGATACGATAGTGGTCAGCACTGTGCCGGTCTCTTCAACCAAAGTGGCAGAGGCGTCAAAACTTCTGGAAAACATCTATAGAGCTGTAAACATAGCCCTTGTGAACGAACTAAAAATGTTGTTTGACCGCATGGGGATAGACATATGGGAGGTTATAGAGTCAGCCAAAACAAAGCCGTTTGGATTTCAGCCGTTTTATCCTGGCCCAGGACTTGGTGGACATTGTATTCCCATTGATCCGTTTTATTTAACATGGAAAGCGCGTGAGTACGATGTTACTACAAAATTCATAGAGCTGGCAGGTGAGATAAACACTCAGATGCCCTACTATGTGGTGCAAAAGACAGTTGAGGCGCTTGGACAGCATGGTAAGACCATTCAAGGTGCACGGATACTCATTCTTGGCATGGCCTATAAGAAAAATGTGGATGACCTCAGGGAATCACCCTCCTTAAAACTGATGGAGCTTTTTGAATCAAAAGGGGCGCAGGTTAGCTACAATGACCCATATATTCCAAAGGTGGGCAAGACAAGAAAGTACAAAATTGAAAAGGAATCGGTATCTTTGACTGCCGAAACCCTGAACAGCTTTGACTGTGTGGTGATAGCCACCGACCACAGCTCATATGACGCAAAACAAATAGTTGAGCACTCTAAACTTATCGTTGATACAAGAAATTTAATCAAAAATGATCTAAACGTCAGAGGAAATGTAATTCGGGCGTGA
- a CDS encoding GIY-YIG nuclease family protein, with the protein MSVKKHNEHDFPNPKTMERLFKKDALTKLSEYAAKKEYDDIVELCKEIIGNSDKEKDSYDSDTSQVSGEVYLFKSGRYYKIGRTKDTVRRGNELRIQLPEKLDMIYSIKTDDPSGIETYWHKRFESKRKGGEWFDLSSADIKAFKRWKRIF; encoded by the coding sequence TTGAGTGTAAAAAAACACAATGAACATGATTTTCCAAATCCTAAGACTATGGAAAGATTGTTCAAAAAAGATGCTCTCACAAAACTATCTGAATATGCTGCAAAGAAGGAATATGATGATATTGTGGAGCTATGCAAAGAGATTATTGGAAATTCTGATAAAGAAAAAGACTCTTACGATTCAGACACCAGTCAAGTTTCAGGTGAAGTTTATCTTTTTAAATCTGGTCGTTATTACAAGATTGGAAGGACTAAGGATACTGTTAGACGCGGAAACGAATTAAGAATTCAATTACCTGAAAAACTTGATATGATTTATTCAATAAAAACAGATGACCCAAGCGGAATTGAAACATACTGGCACAAACGTTTTGAATCGAAAAGGAAGGGTGGAGAATGGTTTGATTTAAGCTCCGCCGACATAAAGGCATTTAAGCGTTGGAAACGTATATTTTAA